Proteins encoded within one genomic window of Fibrobacter sp. UWB16:
- the aroB gene encoding 3-dehydroquinate synthase — translation MKKHLYFTGFMASGKSRTGRALADRLGRPFVDTDNVIVERAGKSISEIFEQEGEAAFRKMERDVIAEIAQSEKPLVVSLGGGALTQAENLKVIRENGTIIRLWAKPEVLSERIGRKNTRPLLANLSDEERLEKIKQMLKDREKNYANADFSVESSNDYSETHVTERIMHMLKFWESHALDVHPSEGGRYPIFIGKNIVPDAAIMLEGLRLAPTYEFLICTDTTIAKEQNTKLSELRGQAGRCPIFKFQAGEGHKTLHNLNQLYSFMLHRGYTRKSCLLQFSGGVVGDMAGFGAATYQRGIPFVQFPTTLLSMVDSSVGGKVAVNHAEGKNMIGAFYQPKAVVCDISVLNTLPPTEYLAGLAEIVKYGVIYDEEFFTYLENNVEKIKAHDFDVLKHMIFRSCQIKAEVVGIDEKEAGLRAILNYGHTFGHAIEKLTHYELYSHGIAVSLGMRVAARAAVLLGKLSKEDEQRQNKLLDDLGFPKTYNTDVEAAWAAMAVDKKAEKGTRVYILPTKIGKVEKVCNIDKGIIADAWKAIQASEV, via the coding sequence ATGAAGAAGCATCTCTACTTTACCGGATTCATGGCCAGCGGCAAGAGCCGTACAGGTCGCGCCCTCGCAGACCGCCTCGGACGCCCGTTTGTCGATACAGATAACGTCATTGTAGAACGCGCCGGCAAGTCCATTAGCGAAATTTTTGAACAAGAAGGCGAAGCCGCATTCCGCAAGATGGAACGCGACGTGATTGCCGAAATTGCACAGAGCGAAAAGCCGCTCGTCGTTTCTCTCGGCGGTGGCGCTCTCACGCAGGCCGAAAACTTGAAGGTCATCCGCGAAAACGGAACGATTATTCGCCTGTGGGCAAAGCCCGAAGTGCTTTCGGAACGCATTGGCCGCAAGAACACGCGCCCGCTCCTCGCCAACCTTTCGGACGAAGAACGCCTCGAAAAGATCAAGCAGATGCTAAAAGACCGCGAAAAGAATTACGCCAATGCGGACTTTAGCGTCGAAAGCTCGAACGACTATTCCGAAACGCACGTCACGGAACGCATTATGCACATGCTCAAGTTCTGGGAAAGCCATGCGCTTGACGTGCACCCGAGCGAAGGCGGCCGCTACCCGATTTTCATCGGCAAGAACATTGTGCCGGATGCAGCAATTATGCTTGAAGGCTTACGTCTTGCCCCGACTTACGAATTCTTGATTTGCACGGACACGACGATTGCCAAGGAACAGAACACGAAGCTTTCGGAACTCCGCGGCCAGGCAGGCCGTTGCCCGATTTTCAAGTTCCAGGCAGGCGAAGGCCACAAGACGCTCCACAACTTGAACCAACTTTACAGCTTTATGCTGCACCGCGGTTATACCCGCAAGAGCTGTCTTTTGCAATTCAGCGGTGGCGTCGTAGGTGACATGGCTGGCTTTGGTGCCGCCACGTACCAGCGCGGCATTCCGTTTGTGCAGTTCCCGACAACACTCTTGTCGATGGTCGACAGTTCCGTTGGCGGCAAGGTTGCCGTGAACCATGCCGAAGGCAAGAACATGATTGGCGCATTCTACCAGCCGAAAGCGGTTGTCTGCGACATTTCTGTGCTGAACACGCTCCCCCCAACCGAATACCTTGCGGGTCTTGCCGAAATCGTCAAGTACGGCGTGATTTACGATGAAGAATTTTTCACCTACCTTGAAAACAACGTTGAAAAAATCAAGGCTCACGACTTTGACGTGTTGAAGCACATGATTTTCCGCAGCTGCCAAATCAAGGCCGAAGTGGTCGGTATCGACGAAAAGGAAGCAGGTCTCCGCGCCATCCTCAATTACGGTCATACGTTCGGTCACGCGATTGAAAAGCTCACGCATTACGAGCTTTACAGCCACGGCATCGCCGTTTCTTTGGGCATGCGAGTGGCCGCACGCGCTGCAGTGCTCCTCGGAAAGCTTTCGAAAGAAGATGAACAACGTCAAAACAAGTTGCTCGACGATCTCGGATTCCCGAAGACATACAACACAGATGTCGAAGCGGCTTGGGCTGCAATGGCTGTCGACAAGAAGGCCGAAAAAGGCACTAGAGTTTATATTTTGCCTACAAAGATCGGAAAGGTCGAAAAAGTTTGTAATATTGATAAGGGTATTATTGCAGATGCCTGGAAAGCCATCCAGGCAAGTGAGGTTTAG
- the aroE gene encoding shikimate dehydrogenase, producing MASINGKTETLCIFGHPVAHSKSPAMHNALFDALGINAAYLPYAPEPENFAKAIEGFKAMKFRGANVTIPYKTEFFNADGTARLVDELSEISKFTGSVNTLYWKDGIVGGTLCGTTTDPYGCVRNLEENGVSPSNKKIALLGNGGAAQSIAFTLVEQGNELTIVCRTKEKGEALAGSLNMFFQSGKADDKNFKTVQVTTFTEFASISANFDIIINATSVGMSPNIDASPITDECLHKGQVVCDIVYTPPHTKLLQMAEAKGCKIVTGEGMLVHQGLESFKKWFPKETENKTNEELTAIMRKGMQG from the coding sequence TTGGCTTCCATAAACGGAAAGACGGAAACTCTTTGCATTTTCGGGCATCCGGTTGCTCACAGCAAATCGCCCGCTATGCACAACGCCCTTTTTGACGCCCTTGGCATCAATGCGGCTTATCTCCCCTACGCACCCGAACCCGAAAATTTTGCCAAAGCCATTGAAGGCTTCAAGGCGATGAAGTTTCGCGGAGCAAACGTCACCATCCCCTACAAGACGGAATTCTTCAATGCAGACGGAACTGCCCGCCTGGTGGATGAACTTTCGGAAATTTCGAAGTTCACCGGTAGCGTGAACACGCTGTACTGGAAGGACGGCATTGTCGGCGGAACGCTCTGCGGGACGACGACGGACCCTTATGGTTGCGTGCGAAATCTCGAAGAGAATGGCGTAAGTCCGTCTAACAAGAAGATTGCGCTCCTCGGAAACGGTGGTGCAGCGCAGTCGATTGCGTTTACGCTTGTGGAACAAGGAAACGAGCTTACTATTGTTTGCCGCACCAAGGAAAAAGGCGAAGCTCTCGCAGGTTCTCTGAACATGTTTTTCCAGTCGGGCAAAGCAGACGACAAGAATTTCAAGACCGTTCAAGTCACGACGTTCACCGAGTTTGCAAGTATTTCTGCAAACTTTGACATCATCATCAACGCGACATCGGTCGGCATGAGCCCAAACATCGATGCCTCCCCCATTACAGACGAATGCCTGCACAAAGGCCAGGTCGTCTGCGACATCGTCTACACGCCGCCACACACCAAGCTTTTGCAGATGGCAGAAGCCAAGGGTTGCAAGATTGTAACTGGCGAAGGCATGCTCGTACACCAGGGCCTCGAAAGCTTTAAAAAGTGGTTCCCGAAGGAAACCGAAAACAAAACAAACGAAGAACTTACTGCGATTATGCGCAAAGGAATGCAGGGCTAA